A portion of the Sandaracinobacteroides saxicola genome contains these proteins:
- the smc gene encoding chromosome segregation protein SMC: protein MRFDRLRLSGFKSFVEPTELLIRDGLTGVVGPNGCGKSNLLEALRWVMGESSPKSMRGGGMDDVIFAGTARRPARDFADVTLTIDNRSRRAAAQFNADDVLEVSRRIEREMGSAYRINGREARAKAVQLLFADAATGAHSPALVSQGRVAAIIAAKPVERRALLEEAAGISGLHVRRREAEIRLRAAEANLARLADVMAASEAQAASLRRQARAAAKYRELSEAIRAAEARLLHARWAAAQEEVRAAEAAQDAAEATLNELTRAAARLSAEQANAAAAMPGLRAVEAERAAAVQRLTTARATLLAERAAAVQRLADLDAALAAAQAETERERGRAADSAATQARLAGEREMAERAAAEAEAARGPGMAAAEAAAVASTEAERGLASAVEAHAALLAEARSARAGAEAAKGRAERVGAELARLTRERDAALASRAAQESVAAIAAAEAEVERLAGVAAEAAEAIAAAEAERRAAAGARETVERALTAARSELAGLSAELAALERLAAGAAGKVKGRVALSVAAGFEAALAASLGEDVNAEVGAGAAGEKPVRRWLGAAGEGDPALPAGVRALAAMVEAPVELARRLRQVGVVDGVPEAALLAGLLPGQRLVNREGALWRWDGFFAPPGGAQGAVAESLRQANRLAELKAAVAPAKARVAEVEAELAVQKGAESAAASAEAKGRAARAEAERGREQIAGRLAGLRAAAAQAAARVEAMSASIARLGAEGEAARAEAVAAGAALADLPDASAAAGAVAEARGRAERARAALAAARAEAAGVERSLAEARARMASLGREITEWQGRDAAAAGALEALRRRVAGLGEERARLVSEPAAMGARLGLLEQELGAAEEARGQAGDAVLAAELSLAEVDRAARAANGAVADAREARATMAARVAHAREGIQALHAQVVATFGIAPRALPEALGFARETVEVEGLAARLDGMVAERERLGAVNLLADKELGEIEAGLAVQKQESGELETAIARLRGSIGNLNREGRVRLLEAFRAVDGHFRDLFVTLFGGGAAELRLSESDDVLEAGLEIMAQPPGKKLQSLTLLSGGEQALTACALIFALFLTNPAPICVLDEVDAPLDDANVERFCNLLDHMAGLTETRFLIVTHNAVTMSRMHRLFGVTMAEAGVSQLVSVELREAERLVQRT from the coding sequence GTGCGCTTTGACCGGCTGCGGCTGAGCGGGTTCAAGAGCTTCGTCGAGCCGACCGAGCTGTTGATCCGCGACGGGCTGACCGGGGTGGTGGGGCCGAACGGCTGCGGCAAGTCCAACCTGCTGGAGGCGCTGCGCTGGGTGATGGGCGAAAGCTCGCCCAAATCCATGCGCGGCGGCGGCATGGACGATGTGATCTTCGCTGGCACGGCGCGGCGGCCGGCGCGCGATTTCGCCGATGTGACGCTGACCATCGACAACCGCAGCCGCAGGGCCGCGGCCCAGTTCAACGCCGACGATGTGCTGGAGGTGAGCCGGCGGATCGAGCGGGAGATGGGCAGCGCCTATCGCATCAACGGGCGGGAGGCGCGGGCGAAGGCCGTGCAGCTGTTGTTCGCCGACGCGGCGACGGGGGCGCACTCGCCGGCGCTGGTGAGCCAGGGGCGGGTGGCGGCGATCATCGCGGCAAAGCCGGTGGAGCGGCGGGCGCTGCTGGAGGAGGCGGCGGGCATTTCCGGCCTGCATGTGCGGCGGCGGGAGGCGGAGATCCGCCTGCGCGCGGCCGAGGCCAACCTGGCGCGGCTGGCCGATGTGATGGCGGCAAGCGAGGCGCAGGCGGCGAGCCTGCGGCGGCAGGCACGGGCGGCGGCGAAATATCGCGAGCTGAGCGAGGCCATTCGCGCGGCGGAGGCCCGCTTGCTGCACGCGCGCTGGGCGGCGGCGCAGGAGGAGGTGCGGGCGGCGGAGGCGGCGCAGGATGCGGCGGAGGCAACGCTGAACGAGCTGACGCGCGCGGCGGCACGCTTGAGCGCGGAGCAGGCCAATGCGGCGGCGGCGATGCCCGGGCTGCGGGCTGTGGAGGCGGAGCGGGCGGCGGCGGTGCAGCGGTTGACGACGGCGCGGGCCACCCTGCTGGCGGAACGCGCGGCGGCGGTGCAGCGGCTGGCCGACCTGGATGCGGCGCTGGCGGCGGCGCAGGCGGAGACCGAGCGGGAGCGCGGGCGGGCGGCGGATTCGGCGGCGACGCAGGCGCGGCTGGCGGGTGAGCGGGAGATGGCGGAGCGAGCGGCGGCGGAGGCCGAGGCGGCACGCGGGCCGGGGATGGCGGCGGCGGAAGCGGCGGCGGTGGCGAGCACCGAGGCCGAGCGCGGGCTGGCGAGCGCGGTGGAGGCGCATGCCGCGCTGCTGGCGGAGGCACGCAGCGCGCGCGCCGGGGCCGAGGCGGCGAAGGGTCGGGCGGAGCGTGTGGGTGCCGAGTTGGCCCGGCTGACGCGGGAACGGGACGCGGCGCTGGCGAGCCGGGCGGCGCAGGAGTCGGTGGCGGCGATCGCGGCGGCGGAGGCCGAGGTGGAGCGGCTGGCCGGGGTGGCGGCCGAGGCGGCCGAGGCGATCGCGGCGGCGGAGGCGGAACGGCGGGCGGCGGCGGGGGCGCGGGAGACGGTGGAGCGGGCGCTGACCGCGGCGCGCAGCGAGCTGGCCGGGCTGAGCGCGGAGCTGGCGGCGCTGGAGCGGCTGGCGGCGGGCGCGGCGGGGAAGGTGAAGGGCCGGGTGGCGCTGTCGGTGGCGGCGGGGTTCGAGGCGGCGCTGGCGGCGTCGCTGGGCGAGGATGTCAATGCCGAGGTCGGCGCGGGTGCGGCGGGCGAGAAGCCGGTGCGGCGCTGGCTGGGGGCGGCGGGAGAGGGCGATCCCGCCTTGCCGGCCGGCGTGCGGGCGCTGGCGGCGATGGTCGAGGCGCCGGTGGAACTGGCGCGGCGGTTGCGGCAGGTGGGGGTGGTGGACGGGGTGCCGGAGGCGGCATTGCTCGCGGGCCTGCTGCCGGGGCAGCGGCTGGTGAACCGCGAGGGGGCGCTGTGGCGCTGGGACGGCTTCTTCGCGCCACCGGGGGGTGCCCAGGGTGCGGTCGCGGAATCGTTGCGGCAGGCGAACCGGCTGGCGGAGCTGAAGGCGGCGGTGGCGCCGGCGAAGGCGCGGGTGGCGGAGGTGGAGGCCGAGCTGGCGGTGCAGAAGGGCGCCGAAAGCGCGGCGGCATCGGCGGAGGCGAAGGGCCGCGCGGCGCGGGCGGAAGCCGAGCGCGGGCGGGAGCAGATCGCCGGGCGGCTGGCGGGGCTGCGGGCGGCGGCGGCGCAGGCGGCGGCGCGCGTGGAGGCGATGAGCGCCAGCATCGCGCGGCTGGGCGCCGAGGGCGAGGCGGCGCGGGCGGAAGCGGTGGCGGCGGGGGCGGCGCTGGCGGACCTGCCCGATGCCAGCGCGGCGGCGGGCGCGGTGGCGGAGGCCCGCGGGCGGGCGGAACGGGCGCGGGCGGCGCTGGCGGCGGCGCGGGCGGAGGCGGCGGGGGTGGAGCGCAGCCTGGCGGAGGCGCGCGCCAGGATGGCCAGCCTGGGGCGCGAGATCACCGAGTGGCAGGGACGTGATGCGGCGGCGGCGGGGGCGCTGGAGGCGTTGCGGCGGCGGGTGGCGGGCCTGGGCGAGGAGCGGGCGCGGCTGGTGAGCGAGCCGGCGGCGATGGGCGCGCGGCTGGGGCTGCTGGAACAGGAGCTGGGCGCGGCGGAGGAAGCGCGCGGGCAGGCGGGCGACGCGGTGCTGGCGGCGGAGCTGTCGCTGGCGGAGGTGGACCGGGCGGCGCGGGCGGCGAATGGCGCGGTGGCGGATGCGCGGGAGGCGCGGGCGACGATGGCGGCGCGGGTGGCGCATGCGCGGGAAGGCATCCAGGCGCTGCATGCGCAGGTGGTGGCGACGTTCGGGATCGCGCCGCGGGCGCTGCCCGAGGCGCTGGGGTTCGCGCGGGAGACGGTCGAGGTGGAAGGGCTGGCGGCGCGGCTGGACGGGATGGTGGCGGAGCGGGAGCGGCTGGGGGCGGTCAACCTGCTGGCCGACAAGGAGCTGGGGGAGATCGAGGCCGGGCTGGCGGTCCAGAAGCAGGAGAGCGGCGAGCTGGAGACGGCGATCGCGCGGTTGCGCGGCAGCATCGGCAATCTGAACCGCGAGGGGCGGGTGCGGTTGCTGGAGGCGTTTCGGGCGGTGGACGGCCATTTCCGTGACCTGTTCGTGACGCTGTTCGGCGGCGGGGCGGCGGAGCTGCGCCTGAGCGAATCGGACGATGTGCTGGAGGCGGGGCTGGAGATCATGGCGCAGCCGCCGGGGAAGAAGTTGCAGTCTCTGACCCTGCTGTCGGGTGGGGAGCAGGCGTTGACGGCATGCGCGCTGATCTTCGCTCTGTTCCTGACCAACCCGGCGCCGATCTGCGTGCTGGACGAGGTGGATGCGCCGCTGGACGATGCCAATGTGGAACGCTTCTGCAACCTGCTGGACCATATGGCGGGGCTGACGGAGACGCGGTTCCTGATCGTGACGCATAATGCCGTGACGATGAGCCGGATGCACCGGCTGTTCGGGGTGACGATGGCGGAGGCGGGGGTGAGCCAGCTGGTGAGCGTGGAATTGCGGGAGGCGGAGCGTCTGGTGCAGCGGACATAG